One Triticum dicoccoides isolate Atlit2015 ecotype Zavitan chromosome 5B, WEW_v2.0, whole genome shotgun sequence genomic window carries:
- the LOC119307521 gene encoding GTP 3',8-cyclase, mitochondrial-like — MQPAASHVTSTLRRRLLSASRRPPCLPPPTSPPVSRGAVTEERDPWSSPATTSSCSPTAPPPAAAPAPRPLSAPVAGNWPHHQLHRLNVPDHQVDAMRVGLRSLTSTSVSTRVAYSHRCSNAYSTCCAPKREVIPVETPSSDMLVDSFGRFHNYLRISLTERCNLRCQYCMPAEGVELTPKSELLSHDEIIRIANLFVISGVDKIRLTGGEPTVRKDLEDICLHLSGLKGLKTLAMTTNGIVLSKKLPRLKECGLNALNISLDTLIPAKFEFMTRRKGHSKVMESIDTAIQLGYDPVKVNCVIMRGMNDDEICDFVELTRHKPINVRFIEFMPFDGNVWNVKKLVPYAEILDKVRQHFKGVERLQDHPSDTAKNFKIDGHVGTISFITSMTEHFCAGCNRLRLLADGNFKVCLFGPSEVSLREPIHSGIDDAGLKEIISAAVKRKKAKHAGMFDIAKTANRPMIHIGG, encoded by the exons atgcagcccgccgcctcccacgtGACCTCcactctccgccgccgcctcctctccgccTCCCGGCGGCCTCCCTGCCTCCCCCCTCCGACCTCCCCGCCCGTCTCCCGCGGAGCCGTGACGGAGGAGAGGGACCCATggagctcgccggcgaccacctcgAGCTGCTCccccaccgccccgccgccggctGCTGCTCCCGC CCCCCGCCCCCTCTCCGCTCCCGTCGCCGGGAACTGGCCGCACCACCAGCTCCACCGCCTCAACGTCCCCGACCACCAG GTTGATGCTATGAGGGTAGGACTCCGAAGTCTGACCAGCACTTCCGTTTCAACCAGAGTCGCCTACAGCCACAGGTGCTCCAATGCATATTCGACTTGTTGCGCCCCAAAGCGAGAAGTGATACCAGTGGAAACACCCTCATCGGATATGCTTGTCGATTCGTTCGGGAGGTTCCACAACTACTTGAGGATCTCCTTGACCGAGCGCTGTAATCTGAGATGTCAGTACTGCATGCCTGCCGAAGGAGTCGAGCTCACACCAAAGTCAGAGCTTCTGTCACATGACGAGATAATCCGAATTGCCAATCTTTTTGTTATTTCTGGTGTCGACAAGATCAGGTTAACTGGTGGAGAACCAACCGTTAGAAAAGACCTGGAAGATATTTGTTTGCATCTTTCTGGCCTCAAGGGGCTGAAAACTCTTGCGATGACCACAAATGGGATCGTCCTTTCCAAGAAGCTCCCGAGACTGAAAGAATGTGGTCTTAACGCTTTAAATATTAGCTTGGACACATTGATTCCTGCAAAGTTTGAGTTCATGACGAGGCGTAAAGGGCACTCAAAGGTCATGGAATCAATAGATACTGCCATACAACTTGGATATGACCCCGTCAAG GTTAACTGTGTTATCATGCGTGGAATGAATGATGATGAAATCTGCGATTTTGTTGAATTGACTAGACACAAGCCTATTAATGTTCGATTTATTGAGTTTATGCCATTTGATGGTAATGTTTGGAATGTCAAGAAGCTGGTCCCTTATGCAGAGATACTGGATAAAGTG CGTCAACATTTCAAAGGTGTAGAGAGACTTCAAGATCACCCTTCAGACACCGCAAAGAATTTCAAGATTGATGGGCATGTTGGAACAATTTCATTTATTACATCAATGACAGAGCATTTTTGTGCTGGTTGCAATAGATTGCGATTATTGGCTGATGGCAACTTCAAAGTGTGCTTATTTGGCCCCTCGGAG GTGAGCTTGAGAGAGCCTATACATTCTGGTATTGATGATGCTGGACTGAAGGAAATAATTAGTGCTGCG GTTAAAAGGAAAAAAGCTAAACATGCTGGGATGTTTGATATTGCGAAGACAGCAAATAGACCTATGATACATATCGGTGGCTGA